A DNA window from Nitrospira sp. contains the following coding sequences:
- a CDS encoding General secretion pathway protein G (MaGe:77310411): MERSTESGRHGARNASGFTLIELMIVVSIIGILATLAMPSYQSSLIKARETVLRQDLFTMRELLDHHRADRGKYPPGLAGLVEAGYLRAIPKDPFTNSSTTWQEIIEPTEGGIFDVYSGSDLVGTTGTAYNQW, encoded by the coding sequence ATGGAACGAAGTACCGAGAGTGGTAGGCACGGCGCACGCAACGCAAGCGGGTTTACCCTGATTGAGTTGATGATCGTGGTTTCGATTATTGGAATTCTCGCCACCTTGGCAATGCCGTCGTATCAGTCTTCGTTGATCAAGGCGAGGGAAACGGTCTTGCGGCAGGATCTGTTTACGATGCGGGAACTCTTGGATCATCATCGGGCCGACCGTGGGAAATATCCGCCTGGCTTGGCGGGCCTCGTCGAAGCGGGGTATTTGCGCGCAATCCCGAAGGATCCGTTCACGAATTCTTCAACGACATGGCAGGAGATCATTGAGCCTACGGAGGGTGGCATCTTCGATGTCTATTCCGGGTCTGATCTTGTCGGAACAACTGGGACCGCCTACAATCAATGGTGA
- a CDS encoding TPRREGION domain-containing protein (MaGe:77310409), with the protein MWSLPIRVHKLSARSGQVALSVLSLMLFSGCLASQDAKRGDQHLAAGNWEEASLAYKEALKNDPFDSGLTSKYALARERAAGLYHDRGEAFLKERQMDLAIEQFKRALTIEPANLAHQASLAEATRLKEARSHFREAERLAQLGRTEEAMGGYTRAAELDPTFKDPLESISRLTEEQQAAMRGDRLKQPVTMRFKNAGIKEVLEGVAKVGGFTLIFDKDVRNDPISIGVQDTPFEDALNLILNSNSLFSRQVSSGVLIISPNTKQKQEQYQDLMIRTFYLSTAKAKDMLVLLKSMLDSKRMHANEQLNAIVIRDQPEKLDLAERIILSNDRQEPEVLFDLEVLEVNRTKNQTYGLNYPKQAGAGLIPPGFTGTLAADPIQMTYRQLTSLGPDSYLFRLPTSVLLDFFKQESDAKTLAAPKVRVVNNKKAEINIGDKQPILLSTTNVLPGQAATGAVPTTSTVTSIEFRDTGVKLTVEPSIRLGNELSLKMKVEVIRIGDQVTLQASPPIQQFRFGNRSAETTLNMRDGETIVLGGLIQEEDRRTRVTMPWIGDLPLIGNWLSSFKTERVTTEVILTITPRIMQSPLAPGAANQAFWSGTETSYATVPLFSSAPKKTLAHLAGSQTGLGSRSSAEMRAKGDKASAAALLKAAVSGPILSIQPGDTAVQVGKEIKLSIIDGRLQASADGVFQLEYDPQVLHFKRLSDAELLDAAASENDGGSEDSGKVTFRLSKADSRAPRSVTVTFAAAAVGVSPVRVELAAADRDGVAQAGEVGTGVVRVR; encoded by the coding sequence ATGTGGAGTCTGCCGATTCGGGTGCATAAACTTTCCGCGCGCTCAGGACAAGTCGCTTTGTCGGTTCTGTCTCTTATGCTTTTCTCTGGTTGTCTCGCTTCCCAGGATGCGAAGCGCGGCGATCAGCACCTGGCAGCCGGGAATTGGGAGGAAGCCAGCCTCGCCTACAAAGAAGCCTTGAAGAATGATCCATTTGACTCTGGTCTCACCAGTAAATACGCGCTGGCGCGAGAACGGGCTGCGGGCCTCTATCATGATCGCGGGGAGGCATTCCTTAAAGAACGACAAATGGATTTGGCGATTGAACAGTTCAAGCGGGCGCTGACGATTGAGCCTGCCAACCTTGCTCATCAGGCCAGCCTGGCAGAGGCAACCCGATTGAAAGAGGCTCGCTCGCATTTCCGCGAAGCCGAACGGCTGGCCCAGCTTGGCCGAACAGAGGAGGCGATGGGGGGCTACACCAGGGCTGCGGAGCTTGATCCTACTTTTAAAGATCCCCTTGAAAGCATCAGCCGATTAACGGAAGAGCAGCAAGCGGCCATGCGCGGCGACCGCCTGAAGCAGCCGGTGACGATGCGATTCAAGAACGCAGGAATCAAAGAGGTCTTGGAGGGAGTGGCGAAGGTTGGCGGGTTCACGCTGATTTTCGACAAAGATGTTCGGAACGATCCGATTTCCATCGGGGTCCAGGATACGCCATTTGAAGATGCGCTGAATTTGATCTTGAACAGTAATAGCCTCTTTTCAAGGCAGGTCTCGTCCGGGGTTCTTATCATCAGCCCGAATACCAAGCAGAAGCAGGAGCAGTATCAGGATCTGATGATCCGGACATTTTATCTTTCGACGGCTAAGGCTAAGGATATGCTGGTGCTGCTCAAAAGCATGCTGGACTCCAAGCGGATGCATGCGAATGAACAGCTCAATGCCATCGTCATCCGCGATCAGCCGGAGAAGCTGGATTTAGCGGAGCGGATCATTCTTTCCAACGACCGGCAAGAACCGGAAGTGCTGTTCGATCTCGAAGTGCTGGAGGTCAATCGCACCAAGAATCAGACGTACGGATTGAATTATCCCAAACAAGCCGGCGCCGGACTTATTCCACCTGGATTTACCGGAACCCTGGCCGCAGATCCTATCCAGATGACCTATCGCCAACTGACGAGTCTTGGGCCGGATAGTTATCTGTTTCGTCTTCCCACAAGCGTCTTGCTCGATTTCTTCAAGCAAGAATCCGACGCCAAGACGCTGGCTGCACCAAAAGTGCGGGTCGTGAACAATAAAAAGGCCGAGATCAACATTGGAGATAAACAGCCGATCCTCTTGTCGACGACTAATGTATTGCCTGGCCAGGCGGCAACTGGGGCTGTGCCGACGACTTCAACCGTCACATCGATTGAGTTTCGAGATACCGGAGTCAAGCTTACAGTAGAGCCGTCCATTCGATTGGGTAACGAACTCTCCTTGAAGATGAAAGTGGAAGTGATTCGCATCGGCGACCAGGTGACCTTGCAGGCCTCTCCGCCGATCCAGCAATTCCGTTTCGGCAATCGGTCGGCCGAAACGACCCTTAACATGCGCGACGGCGAAACGATTGTTCTTGGTGGACTTATCCAAGAAGAAGATCGCCGGACTCGTGTGACAATGCCGTGGATCGGGGATCTTCCTCTTATCGGGAACTGGCTCAGTTCATTTAAAACGGAGCGTGTGACGACGGAAGTCATCTTAACGATTACGCCTCGCATCATGCAGTCCCCGTTGGCTCCAGGAGCGGCCAACCAGGCATTCTGGTCCGGAACGGAGACGAGTTATGCGACCGTGCCACTGTTCTCGAGTGCCCCCAAAAAGACGCTCGCTCATCTTGCCGGCAGTCAGACTGGACTGGGATCGCGTTCTTCCGCTGAGATGAGGGCTAAGGGCGATAAAGCGTCAGCTGCTGCGTTGCTGAAGGCTGCTGTCAGTGGTCCGATACTGTCCATCCAGCCTGGCGATACGGCGGTCCAAGTCGGAAAGGAAATTAAGCTGTCGATTATAGATGGACGTCTTCAGGCCTCGGCTGATGGGGTGTTTCAGCTCGAGTACGATCCGCAGGTGTTGCACTTCAAGCGCCTCAGCGACGCGGAACTGCTCGATGCGGCGGCTTCTGAAAACGATGGTGGGAGTGAGGACTCAGGAAAGGTAACGTTTCGTTTATCTAAAGCGGATAGCCGCGCGCCTCGCTCGGTGACCGTGACGTTTGCGGCGGCCGCTGTCGGTGTTTCTCCGGTGAGGGTCGAGCTTGCTGCGGCCGATCGAGATGGTGTGGCGCAAGCGGGCGAAGTGGGGACAGGGGTTGTGAGGGTGCGGTGA
- a CDS encoding Pilus assembly protein PilB (MaGe:77310414) translates to MARSVARPTLVEVLVRQGLAREPLEQALRRLSGVPLALGQTLVDEGTLSEEQLAKALAEQYGLPYEPLADYRVDQQFYASISVKLMQRHPFVPMGEQAGVLTIAIADPQNGLGFDELELLIGKPLARVVSSRSAILSALERSEGSSQALRELEAEYRSVLVKEDDRGEEVFTVNHVAEDQSPAVKLLDSILLSAMQRRASDIHIEASDRATSVKLRVDGILVPAMEPLDLRLHAPLVSRLKVMSELDIAERRVPQDGSFRMRLDRKTVDFRVSILPSVFGESVVVRILDREAITTGVSALRLERLGFNPEDLKRFRRAIVRPYGMVLVTGPTGSGKTTTLYAAITEMNTAEDKLITIEDPVEYQLAGVVQIPVNEKKGLTFARGLRSILRHDPDKIMVGEIRDAETAQIAIQSALTGHLVLTTVHANNVFDVIGRFASMGIDAYNFLAALNCVLAQRLVRILCPSCRVQVAADQLLLEDSGLDYEQYKDTPFYQGKGCANCMGTGYRGRKCITEFLDLTDEIKEMILADRPLSEIRYRAVTDGMITLRQSAIKKVLQGETSLREVNRVTFSEEG, encoded by the coding sequence GTGGCTCGTAGTGTGGCTCGTCCGACATTGGTGGAGGTCTTGGTGCGTCAGGGCCTTGCTCGGGAGCCGCTTGAGCAGGCGCTTCGCCGCTTGAGTGGAGTGCCCCTGGCGCTTGGACAAACGCTCGTGGACGAGGGGACGCTTTCGGAAGAGCAGCTTGCCAAGGCGTTGGCCGAACAATACGGACTTCCCTACGAACCGCTCGCCGATTATCGGGTCGATCAGCAATTCTATGCGTCGATTTCTGTGAAGCTGATGCAGCGCCATCCATTTGTGCCAATGGGAGAGCAGGCCGGTGTGCTGACCATTGCCATTGCGGATCCGCAGAATGGACTGGGATTCGATGAGTTGGAATTGTTGATCGGCAAGCCGCTGGCTCGTGTGGTGAGTTCACGGAGCGCGATTCTGTCCGCGCTTGAGCGAAGCGAAGGATCGAGCCAGGCGTTGCGGGAATTGGAAGCGGAATATCGGTCTGTGTTAGTCAAAGAAGACGACCGCGGCGAAGAAGTGTTCACCGTCAATCATGTGGCCGAAGATCAAAGCCCGGCGGTCAAACTGTTGGATTCGATCTTGCTCAGTGCGATGCAGCGCCGTGCGAGCGATATTCACATCGAAGCCTCGGATCGAGCCACCAGCGTCAAATTGCGTGTGGACGGCATTCTCGTCCCAGCCATGGAACCGTTGGATCTCCGTCTGCATGCGCCGTTGGTGTCTCGGCTGAAGGTCATGTCTGAATTAGACATTGCGGAGCGGCGGGTGCCGCAGGACGGTAGTTTCCGCATGCGGCTGGATCGCAAGACCGTCGATTTTCGTGTGTCTATTCTTCCCAGCGTATTCGGTGAATCTGTCGTGGTCCGTATTCTCGACCGGGAGGCGATTACCACGGGAGTCTCGGCTCTCCGACTAGAGCGGTTGGGGTTTAACCCCGAAGATTTGAAGCGGTTCCGCCGGGCGATTGTTCGACCGTACGGGATGGTGCTGGTGACCGGGCCAACCGGAAGCGGAAAGACGACTACGTTATATGCCGCGATTACGGAAATGAATACGGCAGAAGACAAGCTGATTACCATCGAAGATCCCGTTGAGTATCAGCTGGCCGGCGTTGTGCAAATTCCGGTCAATGAAAAAAAAGGACTGACTTTTGCGCGCGGACTTCGATCCATCCTTCGTCATGATCCGGACAAAATTATGGTCGGAGAAATTCGCGACGCGGAGACCGCGCAAATTGCGATTCAGTCGGCGCTGACGGGGCATTTGGTGCTGACGACAGTCCATGCGAACAATGTGTTCGATGTCATCGGCCGGTTCGCCTCTATGGGTATTGACGCGTACAATTTTCTCGCGGCCCTGAATTGCGTCTTGGCGCAACGGCTGGTGCGGATACTCTGTCCCTCATGCCGGGTGCAGGTTGCGGCCGATCAATTGCTCTTGGAAGATTCGGGCCTCGACTACGAACAGTATAAAGATACCCCCTTCTATCAAGGGAAAGGTTGCGCGAATTGCATGGGGACCGGGTATCGCGGACGGAAGTGTATTACGGAATTTCTGGACCTGACGGATGAGATTAAGGAGATGATTTTGGCGGATCGGCCCTTGTCGGAAATCCGGTATCGCGCCGTGACGGATGGGATGATTACATTGCGTCAATCCGCGATCAAGAAAGTTTTGCAGGGAGAGACCTCGCTGCGTGAGGTTAATCGCGTGACCTTCAGTGAGGAGGGGTGA
- a CDS encoding Choice-of-anchor D domain-containing protein (MaGe:77310403), producing the protein MYFLMIILSVKTSQRILLGMALTSLISLGIQMPAIISAAETTRENSSLQTDTSPTKTLSPTTKSSSSAARKSHRLVRRPSPSGSSQTETISAAPMNQAPLTPTVNTATAKIMASEPGTTSSKEVVPDKQSPAVSFAAPLTLIPTAPVTAAAVPSALMGSAQPSTRVAAAAPSRARGPNPPGRMQRLLSELPGTAQIVTYQEEDPDPTVGLPTLTRNPSVLSFSAVQNGPSPAAQALTIANTGPGTLTWTASSTNPWLILNNASSASGTNLGSISVRVNPAGLSVGTHSGLITIVGASAANSPQVVAVSFDVTAAPTPTIGLSATTLSFSAVQGSSNPTNKTISVSNSGSGTLNWTATESSNWLSLSPASGTGAGTISVAVNTTGLSVGTVTAPITIAASGATNTPQTVTVSLTITAAPAPPAIGATPGSLTFTAQQGGGNPTPQSVTIRNTGSGTLTWTVSNSAAWLSHSPTSGTGGGVVTISPITTGLTAGTYNGIVTLYATGSATVTVPITLTITAPAVQPTIGMSPTSLTFNATADGSNPSTQNVVITNTGTGTLTWTVTDNASWLTATQSGNSVVASVNIAGLAVGSYSGVITVSSSGATNTPRTVPVTLTIAAASQPTTGSVTLSWNANGESDLAGYKVYRATASGGYGAPVATLTAGTTQYVSSGLTKGFTYFFVITAYDQAGNESPYSSEKSKSVY; encoded by the coding sequence ATGTATTTTTTAATGATTATTTTGAGCGTCAAGACTTCGCAACGGATACTACTAGGCATGGCTCTGACCAGCTTGATCTCACTGGGTATTCAAATGCCAGCAATCATCAGCGCAGCTGAGACGACTCGAGAGAACTCGTCATTGCAGACCGATACATCTCCAACTAAAACTCTCTCGCCTACCACAAAATCTTCATCGTCAGCGGCGCGGAAATCACATCGTCTAGTCCGTCGACCATCCCCCTCAGGCAGCAGCCAGACCGAGACAATCAGTGCGGCACCCATGAATCAAGCCCCACTGACACCTACTGTCAATACAGCCACTGCAAAGATAATGGCCTCAGAGCCAGGGACAACCTCTAGCAAAGAGGTTGTCCCAGACAAGCAGTCTCCTGCGGTGAGCTTTGCAGCGCCACTGACCCTCATACCGACTGCGCCGGTAACCGCCGCCGCAGTTCCCTCCGCACTGATGGGAAGCGCACAGCCATCAACGCGAGTTGCCGCAGCAGCTCCATCCCGAGCACGTGGACCAAACCCGCCAGGCCGAATGCAGCGCCTTCTATCTGAACTGCCAGGGACAGCACAAATCGTGACCTATCAAGAGGAAGACCCTGACCCAACCGTGGGGCTTCCCACGCTCACCCGTAATCCAAGCGTCTTATCATTTTCTGCGGTTCAGAATGGGCCTAGTCCGGCGGCTCAGGCTCTCACCATAGCCAACACAGGGCCAGGGACGTTAACATGGACAGCATCCTCTACTAACCCTTGGCTGATATTAAATAATGCTTCCTCAGCCTCAGGCACTAACCTCGGCTCGATAAGCGTACGAGTAAATCCCGCTGGTCTTTCAGTTGGAACACATAGCGGCCTGATTACTATCGTCGGGGCTAGCGCAGCCAACTCGCCGCAGGTGGTCGCAGTAAGCTTTGACGTCACCGCAGCTCCCACTCCCACCATCGGCCTAAGCGCAACAACCTTATCGTTCTCGGCCGTTCAGGGAAGTAGCAACCCGACAAACAAAACAATCTCTGTTTCTAACTCTGGAAGCGGCACATTAAACTGGACGGCAACTGAAAGCTCAAACTGGCTCAGCCTGAGCCCTGCTTCGGGAACCGGAGCCGGAACGATATCGGTTGCGGTCAATACAACTGGTTTATCCGTTGGGACAGTCACCGCTCCCATCACGATTGCCGCTTCCGGGGCTACAAACACACCTCAAACTGTGACCGTTTCGCTTACGATCACAGCAGCTCCTGCTCCTCCGGCAATAGGGGCAACCCCTGGAAGCTTGACCTTTACAGCGCAACAGGGAGGCGGAAATCCAACGCCTCAGTCAGTGACCATCAGAAACACCGGCAGTGGCACGTTAACATGGACTGTTAGCAATAGCGCGGCATGGCTATCGCACTCCCCGACATCTGGGACCGGAGGCGGCGTAGTGACGATTAGCCCCATCACCACAGGCCTCACTGCAGGCACCTACAACGGCATCGTCACTCTCTACGCTACGGGATCCGCAACAGTCACCGTGCCAATCACCCTCACAATAACCGCACCAGCAGTCCAACCAACTATCGGCATGAGCCCCACAAGCCTTACATTTAATGCCACTGCAGACGGGAGCAATCCCTCAACGCAGAATGTCGTTATAACCAATACCGGCACAGGAACGCTAACATGGACTGTTACCGATAACGCCAGCTGGCTAACAGCAACCCAATCAGGCAACTCGGTGGTGGCAAGCGTTAATATTGCAGGACTGGCAGTAGGAAGCTATAGTGGCGTCATTACAGTAAGCTCATCAGGTGCTACAAATACTCCACGAACAGTACCAGTGACACTGACCATCGCGGCGGCGTCACAACCGACAACAGGATCGGTGACACTATCCTGGAACGCCAATGGCGAGTCAGATCTCGCGGGGTATAAGGTATATCGCGCAACCGCCTCGGGAGGATATGGAGCGCCCGTTGCAACTCTTACAGCGGGAACAACTCAATACGTATCAAGCGGTCTGACAAAAGGATTCACATACTTCTTCGTGATCACGGCCTATGACCAGGCAGGAAATGAAAGCCCCTACTCAAGTGAAAAAAGTAAAAGCGTCTATTAA
- a CDS encoding Protein CapL (MaGe:77310408), which translates to MGKERIRSIAVVGLGYVGLPIAVAFGKQGPVVGFDINKAKIEELRRGVDRTGEVSTADLKASQVQYTWEPKELKAADFIIVAVPTPINEALQPDFTALQKSSELIGANLAPGTIVVYESTVYPGATEEVCLPILEKVSGMKAGVDFKIGYSPERINPGDKEHTLERIIKVVSAQDAESLEIVAKTYELVVKAGIHRASSIKVAEAAKVIENTQRDLNIALMNELALIFHRLGIDTKSVLDAAGTKWNFLRFSPGLVGGHCIGVDPYYLTAKAESVGYHPQVILSGRRINNGMGKFVAEQTMKLLCQLPRPVNELKIAVLGLTFKENVPDLRNSKVPDIINELLEYGVQVVVHDPIAEPEEAVHEYGIELVDLKQIKDVDGVIVAVAHRSFLEVGVSELLKPLRDQKSGVLIDVKSVFDPSKVPSSIKYWRL; encoded by the coding sequence ATGGGTAAAGAACGGATTCGGTCAATTGCTGTCGTAGGGCTGGGTTATGTAGGTCTTCCTATCGCTGTGGCATTTGGCAAGCAAGGCCCGGTGGTTGGTTTCGATATCAATAAAGCCAAAATTGAGGAGCTACGTCGAGGGGTTGATCGAACGGGTGAAGTATCAACTGCTGATCTCAAGGCTTCACAGGTGCAGTATACGTGGGAGCCGAAGGAACTCAAGGCGGCTGATTTCATTATTGTCGCGGTCCCGACGCCTATTAACGAAGCGCTGCAGCCTGATTTTACAGCCTTGCAGAAGTCCTCTGAATTGATCGGTGCGAATTTAGCTCCGGGCACCATTGTTGTTTATGAGTCGACGGTCTATCCCGGGGCTACGGAAGAAGTGTGTTTGCCCATCCTTGAAAAAGTATCAGGGATGAAGGCCGGGGTTGATTTCAAGATCGGATATTCTCCGGAGCGTATCAATCCTGGGGACAAGGAACATACGCTTGAAAGAATTATCAAGGTTGTTTCAGCGCAAGACGCTGAATCCCTGGAAATTGTTGCGAAGACCTATGAGTTGGTGGTGAAAGCTGGTATCCACCGTGCGTCGAGTATCAAGGTGGCTGAAGCGGCCAAGGTGATCGAAAATACGCAGCGCGATCTCAATATCGCGTTGATGAATGAGTTGGCGCTGATTTTCCACCGCTTGGGAATCGACACGAAGTCTGTTTTAGATGCCGCAGGTACGAAGTGGAACTTCCTGAGATTTTCACCTGGTCTCGTTGGTGGCCATTGCATCGGGGTTGATCCGTATTACCTGACGGCGAAAGCTGAGTCGGTGGGGTACCACCCCCAGGTGATTCTTTCAGGCCGCCGGATCAACAATGGTATGGGAAAGTTCGTCGCTGAACAGACGATGAAACTCCTGTGTCAGCTTCCACGGCCTGTTAATGAACTTAAGATTGCGGTACTCGGATTGACCTTCAAAGAGAATGTGCCCGACCTTCGCAATAGTAAGGTGCCGGATATTATCAACGAGCTTCTCGAGTATGGTGTGCAAGTGGTGGTACACGACCCGATTGCTGAACCGGAAGAAGCTGTGCATGAGTACGGGATCGAATTGGTTGATTTGAAACAGATCAAGGATGTTGACGGTGTGATCGTGGCTGTAGCTCATCGGAGCTTCCTTGAGGTCGGAGTCAGTGAGCTGTTAAAGCCCTTGCGTGACCAGAAGAGTGGAGTTTTGATCGATGTGAAAAGTGTTTTTGACCCTTCAAAAGTCCCTTCCTCTATAAAATATTGGCGGCTCTAG
- a CDS encoding hypothetical protein (Evidence 5 : Unknown function; MaGe:77310407), which translates to MESFLSSLKTARTRYRTQAQAKADVFDYIERFYNPWRRHSTLRYLSPMELERQAELA; encoded by the coding sequence ATGGAAAGCTTCCTCTCCTCGCTGAAGACCGCGCGGACGCGGTACCGCACGCAAGCCCAAGCGAAAGCCGACGTGTTCGATTACATTGAGCGCTTTTACAATCCCTGGCGGCGGCACTCCACGTTGAGGTATCTCAGTCCGATGGAGCTCGAACGGCAGGCCGAATTAGCGTAG
- a CDS encoding LysM peptidoglycan-binding domain-containing protein (MaGe:77310412) → MLSMHIDSVHELLPRSPRRTFQRRLSVWSIWFLLAGVGLAGCGPLEPIVEQEVSDLQLTVDTLKTSLRDSQRTIAELRSELEFRRQELADSQIARAQMEGRIREAERRLTEARHIIDLQREELTSSRTERQRVSQAGAALQGQLKQLQKQLAKMGKQFERGGDTGAAPANLSSANTRPSTVRPVTMDSSPHDVEASRPAVAPVEALSSNMSSNSGEGSLVPANHPASLSVKPGDTLWSIAQRFHTTVQELMAVNELANTRILIGQAIRLPRHVASGAAPLDKAE, encoded by the coding sequence ATGCTGTCTATGCATATCGATTCTGTTCATGAGCTGCTTCCTAGAAGCCCTCGCCGGACATTCCAGAGAAGGCTGAGTGTGTGGTCTATCTGGTTTTTGCTGGCGGGGGTCGGCCTTGCTGGGTGTGGACCGCTTGAACCGATCGTTGAGCAAGAGGTATCCGATCTTCAGTTGACGGTAGATACACTGAAGACCTCGCTTCGCGATTCCCAGCGCACGATTGCGGAACTTCGCTCGGAGCTTGAGTTCAGGCGGCAAGAGCTGGCGGATTCCCAAATTGCCCGCGCGCAAATGGAAGGCCGCATTCGGGAAGCGGAACGACGGCTGACGGAGGCGCGGCATATTATCGATCTTCAGCGCGAGGAACTGACGTCATCCCGGACAGAGCGGCAACGAGTGTCCCAGGCTGGTGCAGCGTTGCAGGGCCAGCTCAAACAACTCCAGAAGCAGCTGGCAAAGATGGGGAAACAGTTTGAGCGCGGCGGCGACACCGGTGCTGCTCCAGCCAACCTGTCGTCGGCCAATACCCGTCCATCTACAGTGCGTCCCGTCACGATGGATTCATCTCCTCATGACGTTGAGGCGTCGCGTCCGGCGGTGGCGCCGGTTGAGGCGCTGTCATCTAACATGAGCAGTAATAGCGGAGAGGGCTCGCTGGTGCCCGCCAACCATCCTGCCAGTCTCTCGGTAAAGCCAGGGGATACATTGTGGAGTATTGCCCAGCGATTTCATACCACGGTACAGGAGCTCATGGCCGTGAATGAATTGGCTAATACTCGAATTCTCATCGGACAAGCCATTCGACTCCCTCGTCACGTCGCATCCGGGGCCGCTCCACTCGATAAGGCTGAGTAA
- a CDS encoding Type II secretion system F family protein (MaGe:77310413), translating into MAIFTYRVARSDGSTLDGQIEGVEEAAVRSKLESQGLLVFTLRQRSGGASSRAAASRSWGKLPLGEFLIFNQEFLALVKSGLPVLRVWELLIERAQHTGFQEALRDIRQDIRGGTASSDALAKHSAYFPDLYIATVKAGEQSGNLPEVLQRYIGYLKLMIGLRQKVTKALSYPLFLVLIGVGVIAFLLTYVMPTFVSVYGENAKQLPWATQLLMDVVQHSETQVIPVLILAGISVLGLRAYYATPVGRLTMDRLLLALPLIGPIMVKHHTVQLTRTLGTILAGGTPLVEALRIARGAVSNRWMRSGLSEAESEVREGATLATALERPHILPKLAIEMVSVGEETGSLESMLRDVGDFYEADLDTRLSQLTTWIEPILLLVMGVLVGAIVIIMYLPVFQMAGTIG; encoded by the coding sequence ATGGCCATCTTCACCTACAGAGTTGCTCGATCCGACGGCTCAACCCTTGACGGGCAGATCGAAGGGGTCGAGGAAGCCGCGGTGCGCAGCAAGCTGGAGTCTCAAGGGCTCTTGGTGTTCACTCTCCGTCAGCGAAGCGGGGGAGCCTCTAGTCGTGCGGCCGCGAGCCGATCCTGGGGAAAGCTCCCTTTGGGAGAATTTCTGATTTTCAATCAGGAGTTTTTGGCTTTGGTCAAGTCGGGTTTACCGGTATTGAGAGTGTGGGAGTTGCTGATCGAGCGGGCTCAGCACACGGGCTTTCAAGAGGCCTTACGGGATATACGACAGGATATTCGGGGAGGAACGGCATCGTCCGACGCCTTAGCCAAGCATTCAGCCTATTTCCCCGATTTGTATATCGCGACCGTCAAGGCGGGGGAGCAATCGGGCAATCTTCCCGAGGTGCTGCAACGATACATCGGGTATCTGAAGCTGATGATAGGGTTGCGTCAAAAGGTGACGAAGGCCCTGTCCTACCCGCTGTTTTTAGTGCTCATTGGAGTGGGAGTCATTGCCTTCTTGCTGACCTATGTGATGCCGACCTTCGTATCCGTCTATGGAGAAAATGCGAAGCAGCTTCCATGGGCAACGCAATTGCTGATGGATGTCGTGCAGCACAGCGAAACGCAGGTCATTCCGGTGTTAATCCTGGCCGGTATCAGTGTGCTGGGCTTGCGGGCGTACTATGCGACTCCAGTCGGGCGGTTAACGATGGATCGCCTCTTGCTCGCGCTCCCGTTGATCGGGCCGATCATGGTGAAGCATCACACGGTGCAGCTGACCAGAACCTTGGGGACTATTCTGGCCGGGGGTACGCCTCTGGTGGAGGCGCTGCGCATCGCGCGCGGCGCGGTGTCCAATCGCTGGATGAGGTCAGGTCTGAGTGAAGCGGAAAGCGAGGTCCGCGAAGGGGCCACACTGGCGACGGCGCTTGAGCGTCCGCATATCTTGCCGAAACTGGCCATTGAGATGGTATCGGTCGGTGAGGAAACCGGTTCATTGGAAAGCATGCTGCGAGATGTCGGGGATTTTTATGAAGCCGATCTCGATACGCGGTTATCGCAATTGACCACCTGGATTGAACCGATCTTGTTGCTGGTGATGGGGGTGCTCGTTGGAGCCATCGTCATCATCATGTATTTGCCGGTGTTTCAGATGGCGGGTACGATTGGATAG
- a CDS encoding General secretion pathway protein G (MaGe:77310410), which yields MKESGVTLLELLVTMTIVVILASIAMPLSKVTTQRRQEIELRQQLRTIRAAIDTFKLEWNRDGDVLIGPVCLKNRLACKDITSIYGYPKTLDALLGVTLTGEEAVVRGTTLRRYLRGMPVDPLTGKADWILRCYKDSPKPSSWCGEDVYDVVTQSEAVALDGTKYREW from the coding sequence GTGAAAGAGTCGGGAGTCACGCTTCTCGAACTTCTTGTCACCATGACGATCGTTGTGATCCTTGCGTCGATTGCGATGCCGTTGAGCAAGGTCACGACGCAACGGCGGCAGGAAATCGAATTGCGCCAGCAATTGCGGACAATCCGAGCGGCGATCGATACCTTCAAGTTGGAGTGGAATCGAGATGGCGATGTGCTGATCGGGCCTGTCTGTTTGAAGAACAGGTTGGCCTGTAAAGATATCACCAGCATCTATGGGTACCCCAAGACTCTGGACGCGCTTCTCGGGGTCACGCTGACGGGTGAGGAAGCGGTGGTTCGCGGGACGACCCTGCGGCGGTACTTGCGAGGGATGCCTGTGGATCCGCTTACCGGGAAGGCCGATTGGATACTGCGTTGCTATAAAGACAGTCCGAAGCCCTCTAGCTGGTGCGGTGAAGATGTCTATGATGTGGTGACTCAAAGCGAGGCTGTGGCATTGGATGGAACGAAGTACCGAGAGTGGTAG